One genomic segment of Brassica napus cultivar Da-Ae chromosome A3, Da-Ae, whole genome shotgun sequence includes these proteins:
- the BNAA03G10120D gene encoding uncharacterized protein BNAA03G10120D translates to MRCRGLQVRRRKRVMVNVNSRKLMTRLRQMVAPETIYSGEVDGNTLYRLTADHILLLQARVQLLRRISSLCGL, encoded by the coding sequence ATGAGGTGTAGAGGGCTTCAAGTtcggagaagaaagagagtAATGGTTAATGTGAACTCAAGGAAGCTCATGACCCGTCTCCGGCAGATGGTTGCTCCGGAAACGATTTATTCAGGTGAAGTTGACGGTAACACACTTTACCGTCTCACGGCTGATCACATTTTGCTACTCCAAGCAAGAGTCCAACTTCTTCGTCGTATTTCTTCTTTATGTGGTCTTTAG
- the LOC106436764 gene encoding very-long-chain aldehyde decarbonylase CER3-like, translating to MATLSAWPWGNYGNLKYLLYAPLAAQVVYSLAYEEDYSRAFWCLNVLIICGLKGLVHVLWSTYNNMLFLTRTLRINPKGVDFKQIDHEWDWDNYILLQAILASMICYMSTPSMLIISTIPLWNMKGLIVSLVLHVTFSEPLYYFLHRSVHRNNYLFTRYHSFHHSSPVPNPMTANNATLLESLILFVVAGVPLIGSFLLGVGSISLIYGYAITFDFLRCLGHCNVEIFSHKVFETLPILRYLIYTPTYHSLHHQNMETNFCLFMPIFDVLGSTLNPNSWELQRKIRIAAGEPKREPEFVFLAHGVDVMSAMHAPFLFRSFASMPYTTRFFLLLMWPGTFMVMLVAWLWSKAFLCSFYTLRNHLCQTWLVPRLGFQYFLPFAKQGINNLIEDAILRADKLGVKVISLAALNKNEALNGGGTLFVNKHPDLRVRVVHGNTLTAAVILNEIPKDVKEVFLTGATSKLGRAIALYLCRRGVRVLMLTLSTERFQKIQKEAPAEFQNYLVQVTKYNAAQHCKSWIVGKWLTPREQSWAPEGTHFHQFVVPPILNFRRKCTYGDLAAMRLPKDVQGVGTCEYTMERGVVHACHAGGLVHMLEGWEHHEVGAIDVDRIDIVWEAAMRNGLSSVSSLSE from the exons atggctACTTTATCAGCTTGGCCTTGGGGAAACTATGGAAATCTAAAG TATCTTCTATACGCTCCGTTAGCTGCACAAGTAGTGTATTCGTTAGCATACGAAGAAGATTACTCGAGGGCTTTTTGGTGTCTCAATGTCCTCATTATCTGTGGACTCAAAGGACTCGTTCATGTCCTTTGGAGCACGTACAACAACATGCTTTTCTTGACTCGCACACTTAGGATTAACCCTAAAGGTGTTGACTTCAAACAGATTGATCACGAATGGGACTG GGACAATTACATACTTCTTCAAGCAATACTAGCTAGCATGATCTGTTACATGTCTACACCATCGATGCTGATTATCAGTACTATTCCTCTGTGGAACATGAAAGGACTCATTGTATCGCTTGTGCTACACGTTACCTTCTCAGAGCCTTTATACTACTTTCTTCATAGATCTGTTCATCGTAACAACTACCTCTTCACGCGTTACCACTCTTTCCACCACTCATCTCCTGTTCCAAATCCCATGACTG CTAATAATGCGACGTTGTTGGAAAGCCTTATCCTCTTTGTGGTAGCTGGAGTTCCTTTGATTGGATCTTTCTTGTTAGGTGTTGGATCAATAAGCTTGATCTACGGCTACGCTATCACGTTTGACTTCCTAAGATGTTTAGGACATTGTAACGTTGAGATCTTCTCTCACAAGGTGTTCGAGACTCTTCCAATCCTACGATATCTCATCTACACTCCAAC GTACCACAGTCTGCATCATCAAAACATGGAGACCAACTTTTGTCTGTTCATGCCTATCTTTGATGTTTTAGGCAGCACACTAAACCCAAACTCGTGGGAACTCCAGAGAAAAATTCGTATAGCTGCAG GGGAACCGAAGAGAGAGCCAGAGTTTGTGTTCTTGGCTCATGGGGTAGACGTTATGTCAGCGATGCACGCGCCGTTCCTGTTTAGATCGTTTGCTTCAATGCCATACACGACCAGGTTCTTCTTGCTGCTGATGTGGCCAGGGACGTTCATGGTAATGTTGGTCGCGTGGCTTTGGTCAAAGGCATTTCTTTGCAGCTTCTATACCCTCAGGAACCATCTTTGCCAGACTTGGCTCGTTCCAAGACTTGGCTTCCAA TACTTCTTACCGTTTGCTAAACAAGGCATTAATAATCTTATCGAAGATGCGATTCTGAGAGCTGATAAGCTTGGTGTTAAAGTTATAAGCTTGGCTGCACTCAACAAG AACGAAGCTTTAAATGGTGGTGGAACGTTGTTTGTTAACAAGCACCCTGACCTTAGGGTTCGTGTGGTCCACGGCAACACTTTAACCGCAGCAGTGATTCTCAATGAAATTCCGAAAGATGTGAAAGAGGTGTTCTTGACAGGAGCCACTTCTAAGTTAGGACGAGCCATCGCTCTTTACCTCTGTCGTCGGGGAGTGAGAGTTCTC ATGTTGACGTTATCGACGGAGAGGTTCCAAAAGATTCAGAAAGAAGCTCCTGCTGAGTTCCAGAACTACCTCGTACAAGTGACCAAGTACAACGCTGCTCAACACTGCAAG TCTTGGATCGTTGGGAAATGGTTGACGCCGAGGGAGCAGAGCTGGGCTCCTGAAGGAACGCATTTCCACCAGTTTGTGGTGCCACCAATCCTAAACTTTAGAAGGAAATGTACGTATGGTGATCTAGCAGCAATGAGGCTCCCTAAAGAtgttcaaggtgtcggaaccTGCGAG TACACGATGGAGAGAGGGGTGGTCCATGCGTGCCATGCTGGAGGATTGGTTCATATGTTGGAAGGTTGGGAACATCATGAAGTTGGAGCGATTGATGTTGACCGTATTGATATTGTGTGGGAAGCAGCCATGAGAAACGGCCTTAGCTCTGTTTCTTCACTCAGTGAGTGA
- the BNAA03G10110D gene encoding uncharacterized protein BNAA03G10110D — MEGGKRTPLSTRKKPKRTNIRLVRNVVAYLKSDAYLFAPLFSKISPLPPQIQMPPPSHSESLKTEVAVKKNKKRLSEKVKEYLNSDCHMYRPMISLPKPGSSLKGTLQITNLVTMEVSASSATVREDNNNYRNLRSDIAEHAMHNGRISIPKPALVILEGKRT; from the exons ATGGAAGGAGGAAAGAGAACTCCGTTGAGCACGCGAAAGAAACCAAAGAGGACAAACATAAGACTTGTCAGGAATGTCGTCGCCTACCTCAAATCAGATGCATACTTGTTCGCTCCTCTGTTTTCCAAAATTTCACCGCTCCCGCCGCAGATACAGATGCCTCCGCCGTCTCATTCCGAATCATTGAAGACGGAGGTGGCGgtaaagaagaacaagaaaagaCTGTCGGAGAAAGTGAAGGAATATCTAAACTCTGACTGTCATATGTACAGACCGATGATCTCGCTTCCGAAGCCTGGTTCTTCTCTTAAAG GGACTTTACAAATTACGAACTTGGTTACGATGGAAGTATCAGCGAGTAGTGCAACCGTGAGGGAAGATAACAACAACTATAGGAATCTCAGGTCTGACATTGCAGAACACGCAATGCACAACGGAAGGATCAGCATTCCAAAGCCAGCACTGGTCATCTTAGAAGGAAAACGAACTTGA